From the Deinococcus misasensis DSM 22328 genome, one window contains:
- a CDS encoding GGDEF domain-containing protein, with protein sequence MTTQPEQILRSLLKASGERSSHEFLRVLAHELSSLFHASRVLIAESIDISRAQVRLVAGFDGAQDLTDLVLDVSQLPCREVYAGTPVVLSEGLQEKHPLAAPHQSYLGWPLLDATGQLLGHLGVYASEPQNWDLDLFTPVARMVESEVHRLLLERENEKISQELTELNNKLLQESILDPLTGVLNRQHFSQLLLGEFLRFKRYGESFGILTIGVDEFRRINDRFGHDAGDMVIKEVATIVQQEVRNGVDITARLSGEEFVVLAIHARLENAAVLAERLRRRLGQLTYTLPEGTLKVTCCVGISVVSPEDTTWEQSLKRANIGLYEAKSRGRNQVVAWV encoded by the coding sequence ATGACCACACAGCCAGAACAGATCCTCCGCAGCCTCCTCAAGGCTTCAGGAGAGCGTTCCAGTCACGAATTCTTGCGCGTGCTGGCCCATGAATTGTCTTCGCTTTTTCATGCTTCGAGGGTTTTGATCGCCGAGTCCATTGACATTTCACGGGCGCAAGTGCGTCTGGTGGCAGGGTTTGATGGTGCACAGGATTTGACCGATCTGGTGCTGGATGTTTCCCAACTTCCATGCCGTGAAGTGTATGCAGGAACCCCCGTGGTCCTTTCAGAGGGCCTGCAAGAAAAACACCCCCTTGCTGCCCCACACCAGAGTTATCTGGGTTGGCCTTTGCTGGACGCCACCGGACAGCTCCTCGGGCACCTCGGGGTGTATGCATCCGAGCCCCAGAACTGGGACCTTGACCTGTTCACCCCTGTTGCGCGGATGGTGGAATCTGAAGTTCACCGCCTGCTGCTGGAACGTGAAAACGAAAAAATCAGCCAAGAGCTCACCGAACTGAACAACAAACTGCTGCAGGAAAGCATTCTGGACCCCCTCACCGGGGTTTTGAACCGCCAGCATTTCAGCCAACTGCTGCTCGGAGAATTTTTGCGTTTCAAGCGCTATGGTGAAAGCTTTGGCATTTTGACCATCGGCGTCGATGAATTCCGCCGGATCAACGACCGTTTCGGGCATGATGCCGGAGACATGGTGATCAAGGAGGTGGCCACCATCGTCCAGCAAGAGGTGAGGAACGGCGTGGACATCACCGCCCGCCTCTCTGGAGAGGAATTTGTGGTGCTGGCCATCCATGCCCGTCTGGAAAATGCCGCTGTGCTGGCCGAGCGTTTGCGCCGCAGGCTCGGGCAACTGACCTACACCCTTCCCGAGGGCACCCTGAAAGTCACCTGTTGTGTGGGCATCAGTGTGGTCTCTCCTGAAGACACCACCTGGGAACAGTCGCTGAAACGGGCCAACATTGGCCTGTACGAAGCGAAATCCAGAGGCCGCAATCAAGTGGTGGCCTGGGTATAG
- a CDS encoding metal ABC transporter ATP-binding protein has protein sequence MTHRIQVQNLSIVYPNGNQALVNASLSLKSGTICGLIGMNGSGKSTLFKSIMGLLKPYSGEVRINEKPIQEAQKQGVVAYVPQSEDVDWNFPVTVWDVVMMGRYGRMGWLRTPGRQDRESVEQALRRVNLLDFKDRQIGELSGGQKKRVFVARALAQEATVLLLDEPFSGVDATTEDLITKLLKELKGQGHTILISTHHLESIEKFCDEVALIANQSVFAHGHTTQVFTPENIAQVFGAQHLLSRSMAASAPRMALGD, from the coding sequence ATGACCCACCGCATTCAAGTGCAAAACCTTTCCATTGTGTATCCAAACGGCAATCAAGCCCTGGTCAATGCTTCCCTGAGCCTGAAAAGCGGCACCATCTGCGGTCTCATCGGCATGAACGGCAGCGGAAAAAGCACCCTGTTCAAAAGCATCATGGGCCTCCTCAAGCCTTACTCGGGCGAGGTCCGCATCAACGAAAAACCCATTCAGGAAGCCCAGAAGCAGGGCGTGGTCGCTTATGTGCCCCAGAGCGAGGATGTGGACTGGAATTTCCCGGTCACTGTCTGGGATGTGGTGATGATGGGCCGATATGGCCGCATGGGATGGCTGCGCACCCCCGGACGCCAAGACCGTGAGAGTGTGGAGCAGGCCCTCAGGCGGGTGAACCTGCTGGATTTCAAAGACCGCCAGATTGGTGAACTGTCAGGAGGCCAGAAAAAACGGGTGTTTGTGGCCCGTGCTCTGGCACAGGAAGCCACCGTGCTCCTGCTGGACGAACCTTTCAGCGGTGTGGACGCCACCACCGAAGACCTGATCACCAAACTGCTGAAAGAACTGAAAGGGCAAGGTCACACCATTCTGATTTCCACGCACCACCTTGAGTCCATCGAAAAGTTCTGCGATGAGGTGGCATTGATCGCCAACCAGAGCGTGTTCGCCCACGGACACACCACGCAGGTGTTCACCCCCGAAAACATCGCTCAGGTGTTTGGGGCACAGCACCTGCTCTCCAGAAGCATGGCTGCCTCTGCACCTCGCATGGCGCTGGGAGACTGA
- a CDS encoding metal ABC transporter permease, translated as MSELLAPLQYDFMVKAMLVSALVGAVCAVLSCFVTLKGWSLMGDAVSHSVLPGVVLSYMVGAPFALGAFVFGLGSVIAIGFIKAHSRIKEDTVMGVVFTGLFALGLVLISVTPSDVHLSHILFGNVLGITTGDILQTVIIGGFALLVILLKRKDFLLFCFDPTHARSIGLNTTYLYYALLTLLALTIVASLQTVGIILVISMLITPGAIAYLLTDRFERMILWAVASGVFSSVFGTYLSYFLDASTGGCIVVLQTILFIVALIFAPKYGLLKLKSRVLPAA; from the coding sequence ATGTCAGAGCTTCTGGCCCCCTTGCAATACGATTTCATGGTCAAAGCCATGCTGGTTTCCGCTCTGGTCGGCGCTGTGTGTGCGGTGCTGTCCTGCTTTGTGACCCTCAAAGGCTGGTCCCTGATGGGCGACGCGGTGTCCCACTCGGTGTTGCCCGGCGTGGTGCTCTCTTACATGGTCGGGGCACCTTTTGCTCTGGGAGCCTTTGTGTTTGGTCTGGGCAGCGTGATTGCCATTGGCTTCATCAAGGCCCACTCCAGAATCAAGGAAGACACCGTGATGGGGGTGGTCTTCACGGGCCTCTTTGCTCTGGGACTGGTCCTGATTTCGGTCACCCCGAGCGACGTGCACCTGTCACACATTTTGTTTGGGAACGTGCTGGGCATCACCACCGGAGACATTTTGCAAACCGTGATCATTGGTGGGTTTGCCCTGCTGGTGATTTTGCTGAAACGCAAAGATTTCTTGCTGTTCTGCTTCGATCCCACCCATGCCCGCAGCATCGGCCTGAACACCACTTACCTGTATTACGCCCTGCTGACTTTGCTGGCCCTGACCATCGTGGCCAGTTTGCAAACCGTGGGCATCATTCTGGTGATCAGCATGCTGATCACGCCCGGAGCCATCGCCTACCTGCTCACCGACCGTTTTGAACGCATGATCCTCTGGGCGGTGGCGAGTGGGGTGTTCAGCAGTGTGTTTGGCACCTACCTGAGTTATTTTCTGGATGCCTCAACGGGCGGTTGCATTGTGGTCCTGCAAACCATCCTGTTCATTGTGGCCCTGATCTTCGCGCCCAAATATGGCCTCCTGAAGCTGAAAAGCCGGGTTTTGCCTGCCGCTTGA